In Archocentrus centrarchus isolate MPI-CPG fArcCen1 chromosome 16, fArcCen1, whole genome shotgun sequence, a single window of DNA contains:
- the slc6a3 gene encoding sodium-dependent dopamine transporter encodes MSSVVAPEKPTSNTMGPKEVELILVKEQNGVQFTSTTLVTPTPTQTNPSGEEERETWGKKIDFLLSVIGFAVDLANVWRFPYLCYKNGGGAFLVPYLFFMVIAGMPLFYMELALGQYNREGAAGVWKICPIFKGVGFTVILISLYVGFYYNVIISWAMFYLFSSFTGELPWVHCNNTWNSPNCSDWAENSSVNDTYKATPAQEYFERAVLHIQDSNGIDDLGRPRWQLTSCLAVVIVLLYFSLWKGVKTSGKVVWITATMPYVVLTVLLLRGVTLPGAIDGIKAYLSVDFLRLCDAKVWIEAATQICFSLGVGFGVLIAFSSYNKFSNNCYRDAIITSSINSLTSFFSGFVVFSFLGYMSQKHNVALDKVARDGAGLVFVIYPEAIATLPGSSIWAVIFFIMLLTLGIDSAMGGMESVITGLIDEFKFLHKHRELFTLFIVVATFLISLFCVTNGGMYVFTLLDHFAAGTSILFGVLIEAIGIAWFYGVDRFSDDIEEMIGQRPGMYWRLCWKFVSPCFLLFMVVVSFATFNPPNYGSYMFPAWANMLGWCLAMSSMTMVPLYAIYKLCTLPGKFCDRLAYAITPETEHHLVDNGEVRQFTLHHWLVV; translated from the exons ATGTCCTCAGTTGTAGCCCCAGAAAAACCCACCTCCAACACGATGGGTCCAAAAGAG GTAGAGCTGATACTTGTAAAGGAACAGAATGGGGTTCAGTTCACCTCGACCACCTTAGTGACTCCAACTCCCACTCAGACTAACCCcagtggggaggaagagagggagacatGGGGAAAGAAAATTGACTTCCTCCTATCCGTGATCGGATTTGCAGTGGATTTGGCGAATGTCTGGAGATTCCCTTATCTCTGCTACAAAAATGGAGGAG GTGCATTTCTGGTACCATACCTGTTTTTCATGGTGATAGCAGGCATGCCTCTCTTCTACATGGAGCTGGCTCTGGGACAGTACAACAGAGAGGGGGCAGCGGGAGTCTGGAAGATATGTCCCATATTTAAAG GTGTAGGCTTTACAGTGATCCTCATTTCCCTCTATGTCGGTTTCTACTACAATGTCATCATCTCATGGGCAATGTTCTACCTCTTCTCCTCGTTTACTGGCGAGCTTCCCTGGGTACACTGCAACAACACGTGGAACAGTCCGAACTGCTCTGACTGGGCTGAAAACAGCTCAGTCAATGACACTTACAAAGCCACCCCTGCTCAGGAGTATTTTGA AAGGGCAGTGCTCCATATTCAGGACAGCAATGGCATTGATGACCTGGGTCGTCCACGTTGGCAGCTGACTTCCTGTCTAGCTGTAGTGATTGTTCTGCTCTACTTCAGTCTCTGGAAGGGAGTCAAGACTTCTGGCAAG GTTGTGTGGATCACAGCCACCATGCCCTATGTGGTCTTGACTGTGCTGCTGCTCCGTGGAGTCACTCTGCCTGGAGCCATTGATGGCATTAAGGCCTACCTCTCTGTGGACTTCCTAAGACTCTGTGACGCCAAG GTCTGGATTGAGGCAGCAACGCAGATCTGTTTCTCGCTGGGAGTGGGGTTTGGTGTGCTAATTGCCTTTTCCAGCTACAACAAATTCAGCAACAACTGTTACAG GGACGCCATCATTACCAGCTCCATCAACTCTTTAACAAGCTTCTTCTCTGGCTTTGTGGTTTTCTCCTTCCTTGGGTACATGTCTCAAAAGCACAACGTGGCTCTAGACAAAGTTGCAAGAGATG gTGCCGGGTTAGTGTTTGTCATTTACCCTGAAGCCATTGCAACACTACCTGGGTCATCAATTTGGGCAGTTATCTTCTTCATCATGCTGTTGACTCTGGGCATTGACAGTGCA ATGGGTGGCATGGAATCGGTGATCACCGGGCTAATTGATGAATTCAAATTCCTCCACAAGCACAGAGAGCTGTTCACCCTCTTTATTGTTGTTGCCACCTTTCTCATATCCCTCTTCTGTGTAACAAAT GGAGGGATGTATGTGTTTACTCTCCTGGACCACTTTGCAGCAGGAACATCTATTCTGTTTGGAGTGCTTATTGAAGCCATTGGCATAGCGTGGTTCTATG gcGTGGACCGTTTCAGTGATGACATTGAGGAGATGATTGGCCAGCGTCCAGGCATGTACTGGAGGCTGTGCTGGAAATTTGTCAGTCCCTGCTTCCTCCTG TTCATGGTTGTGGTGAGCTTTGCCACATTCAACCCTCCAAACTATGGCTCCTACATGTTTCCTGCATGGGCTAACATGCTGGGCTGGTGTCTGGCCATGTCCTCAATGACCATGGTGCCTCTCTACGCCATCTACAAACTGTGCACACTGCCTGGAAAGTTTTGCGAT AGACTGGCTTATGCCATCACCCCAGAGACAGAACATCATCTGGTAGACAACGGGGAGGTTCGGCAGTTTACC TTGCATCACTGGTTGGTGGTCTGA